One segment of Ziziphus jujuba cultivar Dongzao chromosome 12, ASM3175591v1 DNA contains the following:
- the LOC107433971 gene encoding receptor-like protein EIX2 — protein sequence MNDFSVYIALIYLSYQQTVSGELQMDIRATTFSPFFILLLLFFLAQTHPVEAVWPNFSIENSTPSCIKKERDALLAFKEDLEDPSNLLSSWNGQSCCSWFGISCNNQTGHVTKLDLQNQYQYFCTGSSCDRSYVGGKLNPSLLELKYLSYLDLSNNDFQGITIPNFMGSLSNLRYLDLSRSSFSGMVPPNLGNLSQLQYLDLSLSLELWVSDLYWLPNLSSLKYLSLGSVNLSKATTHWLQTVNMLPSLSKLHLSFSGLLNFPQSPPSVNFTSLSVLDLSNNQFDSSSILRWWFNITTLTSLKLERSNLVGPIPEVPRGSLCNLHTVDLEANSLNGDLKGLWDALSGCHNFSLEFIDLRTNKLTGNLPNSLGNFKNLRDIDLFSNLLSGPIPQSIGNLSHLEELKLSNNLMFSGNIPESIGQLDELRVLELYSNSWEGVMTKTHFMNLTKLFWLSLSSRQNALVLKVPNDWIPPFNLKSIQISGCQLGPSFPAWLKTQTNIYAGSMMILSNGAISGPIPDWFWKICPSQLDISQNSLKGYLSSLNFGSSLWWVDLSFNQFQGPLKLWPYVLSLYLRNNKLSGPMPSDIGHEMPGLQVLDLSGNFLEGSIPLSLNKLNSLRYLGLSNNSLSGEIHIDWSGMRNLWIIDLSKNNFSGTIPSEFCSLPLLSWLQLNSNYFSGQLSLFLHNCTRIVTFDLGDNKLSGTIPKWIGKELFSLGQLRLRGNLLTGKIPQELCLLTSIHVLDLSHNNLSGTIPTCLDKLTEFKNQGRYSSSFPRSLLNYPRYMDLYTKGSQYEYDPGQIMIVRMLDLSRNNLSGKIPAAVTNLSALGTLNLSWNRFTGNILENIGDLRSLETLDLSCNNLEGPIPASMTSLTSLSHLNLSNNNLSGPIPLINQFNTLNDPSIYEGNPGLCGSPLPTMCSSDSVPKDGGTTAEDDEDGSLSDKFWFYISLGLGFFVGFWGVCGSLLIKKSWRDSYFRFLNNAKDWILLVVELNVARLRRMTRKMEHA from the coding sequence ATGAACGACTTCAGTGTATATATAGCACTAATATATTTGTCGTATCAGCAAACTGTCTCTGGAGAATTGCAAATGGATATCAGAGCCACCACATTTAGTCCTTTTTTTATCCTACTGCTACTCTTTTTCCTAGCTCAAACACATCCTGTTGAAGCTGTATGGCCTAATTTTAGTATTGAAAATTCTACTCCCAGTTgcataaagaaagagagagacgcACTTCTTGCATTCAAAGAAGATCTTGAAGACCCTTCAAATCTTCTTTCTTCATGGAATGGCCAAAGCTGCTGCAGTTGGTTCGGTATAAGCTGCAACAATCAGACAGGCCACGTCACAAAACTTGACCTTCAGAACCAATATCAATATTTCTGCACTGGATCTTCATGCGACAGGTCGTACGTAGGTGGTAAGTTAAATCCTTCTTTACTTGAATTGAAGTATTTGAGTTATTTGGATCTAAGCAACAATGATTTCCAAGGAATTACCATTCCAAACTTTATGGGTTCTTTGAGCAATTTGAGATATCTAGATCTCTCAAGATCATCTTTTTCTGGAATGGTTCCTCCTAATCTTGGGAACCTCTCTCAGTTGCAATATCTTGATCTAAGTTTGAGTCTAGAACTTTGGGTTTCTGATTTATATTGGCTCCCAAATCTTTCCTCTTTGAAGTATCTAAGTTTAGGAAGTGTGAACCTAAGCAAAGCAACTACTCATTGGCTGCAAACTGTGAATATGCTTCCTTCATTGTCAAAGCTTCACTTGTCCTTCTCTGGACTCCTTAACTTTCCTCAGTCTCCTCCATCTGTAAATTTTACATCTCTCTCAGTTCTCGACCTCAGTAATAATCAATTTGACTCTTCTTCTATTCTTCGTTGGTGGTTTAATATCACTACTCTAACAAGCCTCAAACTCGAAAGGAGTAATCTTGTTGGCCCCATTCCTGAGGTTCCAAGAGGAAGTCTTTGCAATCTTCATACTGTTGATCTAGAAGCCAATTCTCTTAATGGTGATTTAAAAGGACTTTGGGATGCTTTGTCAGGATGTCATAATTTCAGCCTTGAGTTTATAGACTTGAGAACAAACAAACTCACAGGGAATTTGCCAAATTCTCTAGGAAATTTCAAGAATTTGAGAGACATTGATCTCTTCTCAAACTTATTATCGGGTCCAATTCCACAGTCCATTGGGAATTTGTCACATTTGGAAGAATTAAAACTCTCTAACAACTTAATGTTTAGCGGGAACATACCGGAGAGTATAGGACAACTTGATGAGCTGAGGGTATTAGAGCTTTATTCTAATTCATGGGAAGGAGTTATGACCAAAACTCATTTCATGAatcttacaaaattattttggctTTCTTTGTCATCTAGACAGAATGCTTTGGTATTGAAAGTTCCAAATGACTGGATTCCTCCTTTCAATTTGAAATCCATCCAGATAAGTGGATGCCAATTAGGTCCATCATTCCCTGCATGGCTCAAAACTCAAACCAATATTTATGCAGGATCAATGATGATCCTTAGCAATGGGGCAATTTCAGGTCCAATACCTGAttggttttggaaaatttgtcCATCTCAACTTGATATTTCTCAAAACAGCTTAAAAGGGTACCTTTCTTCATtgaattttggttcatctttatGGTGGGTTGATTTGAGTTTTAATCAGTTTCAAGGTCCGCTAAAACTCTGGCCTTATGTTCTTTCACTGTATTTAAGAAACAACAAACTTTCTGGACCAATGCCTTCCGATATTGGCCATGAAATGCCTGGGTTACAAGTCCTAGATTTGTCTGGAAACTTTCTTGAGGGCAGCATACCATTGTCCCTGAATAAACTAAACAGTCTGAGATATCTTGGTTTATCGAACAATAGTTTGTCAGGAGAAATCCATATCGACTGGAGCGGTATGCGAAACTTATGGATAATAGATCTGtccaaaaacaatttttctgGTACAATCCCCAGTGAATTTTGCTCACTGCCTTTGCTTAGCTGGTTACAATTGAATAGCAATTATTTTTCTGGACAGCTCTCTTTATTTTTGCATAACTGCACAAGGATAGTCACATTTGATCTTGGAGACAACAAGTTATCCGGTACCATTCCAAAATGGATTGGCAAAGAACTTTTCTCACTTGGTCAATTACGCTTAAGGGGCAACTTACTTACTGGAAAAATTCCTCAAGAATTGTGTCTGCTCACCTCTATCCATGTCTTGGACCTTTCACATAATAATTTGTCCGGGACAATCCCGACATGTTTGGATAAGTTGACTGAGTTCAAAAATCAGGGCCGCTACTCGAGTTCATTTCCTAGATCACTCCTTAATTATCCAAGGTATATGGATTTGTATACCAAGGGAAGTCAGTATGAATATGACCCTGGCCAAATCATGATTGTGAGAATGTTGGATCTTTCAAGAAACAATCTCTCAGGGAAAATTCCAGCAGCAGTCACAAATCTTTCAGCATTGGGTACTCTAAATTTGTCATGGAACCGGTTCACAGGAAATATACTAGAAAACATTGGAGACTTAAGGAGTTTAGAGACTCTTGATCTCTCATGCAACAATCTTGAAGGTCCAATTCCTGCAAGCATGACTTCTCTGACTTCATTGAGCCATTTGAACCtgtcaaataacaatttatctGGACCAATTCCATTAATCAACCAGTTCAACACCTTAAATGATCCATCAATTTATGAAGGTAATCCAGGACTTTGCGGTTCACCATTACCAACCATGTGCAGTTCAGACTCAGTGCCTAAGGATGGAGGAACAACAGCAGAGGATGATGAAGATGGATCTCTGTCTGATAAGTTCTGGTTCTACATAAGCTTGGGGCTGGGATTCTTCGTGGGATTTTGGGGGGTTTGTGGTAGTTTGCTAATAAAGAAGTCTTGGAGGGATTCATATTTTCGGTTCCTTAACAATGCTAAAGATTGGATCCTCCTAGTGGTTGAATTGAATGTGGCTCGTTTGCGAAGGATGACGAGGAAGATGGAACACGCCTAG
- the LOC107433969 gene encoding receptor-like protein EIX2, producing the protein MKQLETLDLSCNHLQGSIPPSITSLTLLSHLNLSNNNLSGPIPLTNQFQTFNDPYIYEGNPGLCGSPLPTMCADSVSKDGGTTDKDADQDESDKFWFYVSMGLGFIVGFWAVCGSLAINKSWRHSYFRFLDHVKDKFLFFIAMNMALLPRRQPSLTVQKQMDSRRTAFDPLVFLLFLVLLAKADLVLAIWSNSSDGNSTIGCIKKERRSSYIQTSYLDLHGNDFRGINIPNFVGSLRNLRYLDLSGSSFSGMVPSNLGNLSKLLYLDLNPDFSSGNLWLSDLYWLPNLSSLQYLNLGSVNISKAANHWLQTLYYFNSSSIIQWWFNITTLTDLKLSMSNLRGPIPEVARGCLCNLHTFDLSGNYDINGDINGIVDALSGCSNVSLEVLDLSSNQLRGNLPNSLGYLKHLRYLFLYSNLFSGPIPPSLGDLTHLEKLDLSNNLLNGTVLESIGQLAELESLELFSNSWEGIITEIHFMNLTKLSVGPAFPLWLKSQTNLGVLTLGGTGISDILPDWFSKFLPSIGELDLSRNNLRGDLSSVYFPSSLWLAGFKVPEFYFKLQPTEQQFYPEYMDLVTKGRQNEYTDDQTSIVKAFNLSRNNVSGEIPAALTNLSKLGTLNLSRSQLTGNIPDNIGDLKSLETLDLSCNHLEGPLPTSMASLTSLSHLNLSNNNLSGPIPLTNQFQTFNDPSIYEGNPGLCGSPLPTMCSSHSLR; encoded by the exons ATGAAACAGTTAGAGACACTTGACCTCTCTTGCAACCATCTTCAAGGTTCTATTCCTCCAAGTATAACTTCTCTAACTTTGTTGAGTCATTTGAACCtgtcaaataataatttgtctGGACCAATCCCATTGACAAATCAGTTCCAAACATTCAATGATCCATATATTTACGAGGGTAACCCAGGACTTTGTGGATCACCACTACCAACCATGTGCGCAGACTCGGTGTCTAAAGATGGAGGAACAACGGACAAGGATGCAGATCAAGATGAGTCCGACAAGTTCTGGTTTTATGTAAGCATGGGGTTGGGATTCATTGTGGGATTTTGGGCAGTTTGTGGCAGTTTGGCAATAAACAAGTCTTGGAGGCACTCCTATTTTCGGTTCCTGGACCATGTGAAAGATAAGTTCCTCTTTTTCATTGCAATGAATATGGCTCTTTTGCCAAGG CGTCAACCAAGCCTCACTGTTCAAAAGCAAATGGATAGCAGAAGAACAGCATTTGATCCACTTGTTTTTCtacttttccttgttttactgGCTAAAGCAGATCTTGTTCTAGCCATATGGTCTAATTCTAGTGATGGAAATTCTACTATCGGTTGCATCAAGAAGGAGAGACGCTCTTCTTACATTCAGACAAG TTACCTGGATCTACATGGCAATGACTTCCGAGGAATTAATATTCCAAACTTTGTGGGTTCTTTGAGGAATTTGAGATACTTGGATCTCTCAGGATCATCATTTTCTGGAATGGTTCCTTCTAATCTTGGGAACCTCTCAAAGTTGCTATATCTTGATCTAAATCCAGATTTTTCTTCGGGAAATCTTTGGTTATCGGATCTGTACTGGCTTCCTAACCTTTCTTCTCTGCAGTATCTAAATTTAGGAAGCGTGAACATAAGCAAAGCAGCTAATCATTGGCTGCAAACT CTATATTATTTCAACTCTTCTTCAATTATTCAATGGTGGTTTAATATCACTACTCTCACAGACCTCAAACTTAGCATGTCTAATCTTAGAGGCCCAATTCCTGAGGTTGCCAGGGGATGTCTATGCAATTTGCATACTTTTGATCTATCCGGCAATTATGATATTAATGGTGATATAAATGGAATTGTGGACGCTTTATCCGGATGTAGTAATGTTAGCCTAGAGGTTTTAGACTTGAGTAGTAACCAACTTAGAGGGAATTTGCCAAATTCTCTTGGATACCTCAAACATTTGAGATacctttttctttattcaaACTTGTTTTCTGGTCCAATTCCACCATCCCTTGGAGATTTGACACATTTGGAAAAACTGGACCTTTCTAACAATCTTTTGAATGGGACTGTCTTGGAAAGTATAGGACAGCTTGCTGAGCTAGAGAGCCTAGAACTTTTTTCAAATTCCTGGGAAGGCATCATAACTGAAATTCATTTCATGAATCTTACGAAATTATC AGTAGGTCCAGCATTCCCCTTATGGCTTAAAAGTCAAACAAATCTGGGGGTTTTAACTCTTGGTGGAACTGGAATTTCAGACATATTACCTGATTGGTTTAGTAAATTTCTTCCATCGATTGGGGAATTAGACCTTTCTAGGAACAACTTAAGAGGAGATCTTTCTAGTGTCTATTTTCCTTCATCCCTATG GTTAGCTGGCTTCAAAGTTCCAGAATTCTATTTCAAATTACAACCCACAGAACAACAATTCTACCCCGAGTACATGGATTTGGTTACCAAGGGAAGACAAAATGAGTACACCGATGATCAAACTTCGATAGTAAAAGCGTTTAATCTTTCAAGAAATAATGTCTCGGGTGAAATCCCAGCGGCTTTGACTAATCTTTCGAAATTGGGAACTCTAAATTTGTCACGGTCCCAGTTGACAGGAAATATACCGGATAACATTGGAGACCTGAAGAGTTTAGAGACTCTTGATCTCTCATGCAACCATCTTGAAGGTCCACTTCCTACAAGCATGGCTTCTCTAACTTCATTGAGCCATTTGAACCTGTCAAATAACAACTTGTCTGGACCAATTCCATTAACCAACCAGTTCCAGACCTTCAATGATCCATCGATTTACGAGGGTAACCCAGGACTTTGTGGATCACCACTACCAACCATGTGCTCAAGTCACAGCCTACGATGA